Proteins from a single region of Catenulispora acidiphila DSM 44928:
- the mihF gene encoding integration host factor, actinobacterial type — MALPTLTPEQRAAALAKAGEVRRARSEMLADVKAGKLSLKAVLDRAAKGEEMVKKTKVTALIKALPGYGPAKAAKLMADAEIDENRRIGGLGDRQRQALLAATA, encoded by the coding sequence ATGGCTCTTCCGACACTGACCCCCGAGCAGCGCGCGGCCGCTCTGGCCAAGGCTGGGGAGGTGCGCCGTGCCCGTTCAGAGATGCTGGCCGACGTCAAGGCCGGGAAGCTGTCCCTGAAGGCGGTGCTCGACCGGGCGGCCAAGGGCGAGGAGATGGTCAAGAAGACGAAGGTGACCGCCCTCATCAAGGCGCTGCCGGGTTACGGCCCGGCCAAGGCGGCCAAGCTGATGGCGGACGCGGAGATCGACGAGAACCGTCGCATCGGCGGCCTCGGCGACCGGCAGCGCCAGGCGCTG